One region of Ictalurus furcatus strain D&B chromosome 17, Billie_1.0, whole genome shotgun sequence genomic DNA includes:
- the dlc gene encoding delta-like protein C, whose translation MAHFLSTCIFILTASQLVDSSGVFELKVHSFTSPGGVCKNSHECHIFFRVCLKHSQDVISAEPKCTYGSGLTDIFSVEPSSIASSAPIKVPFNFKWPRTFSLIIEAWNAESSSDKSTENQSMRISLLATKRSLTVGENSLQDERMGEQSELRYSYHVMCDEFYYGESCSDYCRPRDDTFGHFTCDSSGQRKCLSGWKGVYCDEPICLPGCSDKHGYCETPGECKCRLGWQGSLCDECQRHPGCLHGTCNQPFQCDCKEGWGGLFCNQDLNFCTNHKPCKNDATCTNTGQGSYTCTCKPGFSGTNCEIETNECNSNPCKNGGSCNDLVNDYSCTCPQGFYGKNCEVSAMTCADGPCFNGGTCVETTTGSYSCRCPPGYMGSNCEKKIDRCSSDPCANGGQCLDLGHSLMCRCRPGFKGLRCEINIDECARNPCRNAGTCVDGINDYTCKCTLGFTGKDCNVRADTCSFLPCKNGGTCYTHFSGPVCQCPPGFMGLRCEYIQPPTKPPVVSNFPAALAISFTLGLITLTLVLCAAIILLKQMRHGNKSMFSSVRNDLDTINNRSSVISNAQASYKEKEAFLIPGGPFKVSNKDAALNSGIMDALCNDKANNKQKMLDYNLAKDEKNTKDKLDLKNSESSKLVRPLSFPKEDLYHPVYIIPEQMEPRVFATEV comes from the exons ATGGCTCACTTCTTATCGACGTGCATCTTTATTTTAACAGCGTCCCAGCTG GTCGACTCGTCCGGTGTGTTCGAGCTGAAAGTGCACTCGTTCACCAGCCCAGGCGGTGTGTGTAAGAACTCGCATGAGTGCCACATCTTCTTCCGTGTGTGTCTCAAACACTCGCAGGATGTGATATCGGCTGAACCTAAGTGTACATACGGCTCCGGACTGACCGACATCTTCAGCGTAGAGCCGAGCTCCATCGCCAGCAGCGCCCCTATCAAAGTGCCCTTCAATTTCAAATGGCCG AGAACCTTTTCCTTGATCATTGAAGCATGGAATGCAGAGTCCTCGTCAGACAAGTCGACAG AAAACCAAAGCATGCGGATCAGCCTGCTGGCTACTAAAAGAAGCCTCACAGTCGGGGAGAACTCGCTGCAGGACGAGCGGATGGGAGAGCAGAGTGAACTGCGTTACTCGTACCATGTCATGTGCGACGAGTTTTACTACGGAGAGAGCTGCTCGGATTACTGCCGGCCGCGGGATGACACCTTCGGACACTTCACCTGCGACTCTTCTGGGCAGAGGAAGTGTTTATCTGGTTGGAAAGGCGTATACTGCGATGAGC CCATCTGCTTGCCTGGCTGCAGTGACAAGCACGGTTATTGTGAGACCCCTGGTGAGTGCAAGTGTCGCCTCGGGTGGCAGGGCTCCCTGTGCGATGAGTGCCAGCGGCACCCCGGGTGTTTGCATGGAACCTGCAACCAGCCGTTTCAGTGCGACTGCAAGGAAGGCTGGGGCGGCCTGTTCTGCAACCAAGACCTTAACTTCTGCACCAATCATAAGCCATGCAAGAATGATGCCACTTGCACAAACACCGGCCAGGGGAGCTACACTTGCACCTGCAAGCCTGGCTTCAGTGGCACTAACTGCGAGATCGAGACCAACGAGTGCAACAGCAATCCGTGCAAGAACGGCGGCAGCTGTAAC GATTTGGTGAACGACTACTCTTGCACATGCCCCCAGGGCTTCTATGGAAAGAATTGTGAGGTGAGCGCTATGACCTGTGCAGATGGACCATGCTTCAATGGTGGAACTTGTGTGGAGACTACGACTGGAAGTTACTCCTGCCGTTGCCCTCCTGGTTACATGGGCTCCAACTGTGAGAAGAAAATCGACCGCTGCAGCAGTGACCCCTGTGCCAACG gcggCCAATGTTTAGACCTGGGTCACAGCCTTATGTGCCGATGCCGCCCTGGCTTCAAAGGACTGCGTTGTGAGATCAACATCGATGAGTGCGCCCGTAACCCATGTCGCAATGCGGGCACCTGTGTGGATGGCATTAATGACTACACGTGCAAGTGTACATTGGGCTTCACAGGCAAGGATTGCAACGTGCGTGCTGATACGTGCAGCTTCCTGCCCTGCAAAAATGGCGGCACATGCTACACTCACTTCAGCGGGCCTGTGTGCCAGTGCCCACCAGGATTCATGGGTTTGCGCTGCGAGTACATTCAGCCACCCACAAAGCCTCCTGTTGTATCTAATTTCCCTGCAGCCCTAGCCATCTCCTTTACCCTGGGCCTTATCACCCTGACACTAGTGCTGTGTGCTGCCATCATCCTCCTCAAGCAGATGAGACATGGCAACAAATCCATGTTTTCCTCTGTGCGCAACGATCTGGACACCATCAACAATCGCAGCTCTGTGATCTCTAATGCTCAGGCCAGCTACAAAGAGAAAGAAGCTTTCCTAATCCCCGGTGGTCCGTTCAAGGTGTCCAACAAGGATGCGGCGCTCAACTCTGGCATTATGGATGCACTTTGTAACGACAAGGCCAACAACAAGCAAAAGATGCTGGACTACAATCTGGCCAAagatgagaaaaatacaaaggATAAGCTAGACCT GAAAAATTCAGAGTCCTCTAAATTAGTTCGCCCTTTGAGCTTCCCTAAAGAAGACTTATATCATCCTGTATACATCATTCCTGAACAAATGGAACCACGTGTTTTTGCTACTGAG GTTTAA